In Rhodamnia argentea isolate NSW1041297 chromosome 4, ASM2092103v1, whole genome shotgun sequence, the following proteins share a genomic window:
- the LOC115749116 gene encoding probable glutamate carboxypeptidase LAMP1 isoform X2 translates to MFKPATSAFLAVTATLTLFFSFPSPPKSFYHSLFLSSSISDNASVAHHLYTLTRRPHVAGTPANAEAASYVLSALTSYNVRAHIASYDVLLTYPISRSLTLARPPPEPAVKFTLRQEIYDGDPYADVANEVFPTFHGYAKSGTATGPVVYVNYGRVEDYETLKEMGVNVTGTVVLAKYGQIFRGDIVHNAYEAGATGAIIYTDRKDYGGGGGDVKWFPDDRWMPPSGVQVGSVYMGTGDPATPGWPSTKGSERLSNEEIEKEGDVPLIPSLPVSGADGETIMRSLGGQLAKDDWQGSKDAPPYRVGPGPGILNLTYSGNQTVATIENVIGVIEGAEEPDRYVLLGNHRDAWTFGAVDPNSGTAALLEVAQRLGKLLNKGWKPRRTIIFCNWDAEEYGLVGSTEWVEENRELLASRAVAYLNVDSAVSGAGFHAASTPQLDQLLRQAAQQVQDPDNSSQTLYESWASQSESSPMVDRLGGGGSDYAAFVQHVGVPAADLFFGGGYPVYHSMYDDFVWMEKYGDPMFHRHLAVASIWGLIALRLADEEFLPFDYLSYASDLQKSAKDLEDELSDKGLNLNPLFKAIEDFREASTKINIDVKAIKETKSWSSIWKEDHMRVRELNDRLMMAERAFADPNGLFGRSWYKHLIYGPSKHNDYGSKSFPGIDDAIEEAKKVSTSDSWHSVQHEIWRVSRAVKHASQVLSGELT, encoded by the exons ATGTTCAAACCAGCCACATCGGCCTTTCTTGCTGTGACCGCCACCCtcactctcttcttctccttcccttCCCCTCCCAAGTCATTCTATCACTCCCTCTTCCTATCGTCGTCCATCTCCGACAACGCCTCCGTGGCCCACCACCTCTACACCCTCACCCGCCGCCCCCACGTGGCGGGAACGCCCGCCAACGCGGAAGCCGCGTCCTACGTCCTATCCGCCCTCACGTCCTACAACGTCCGAGCCCACATCGCCTCCTACGACGTCCTCCTCACTTACCCGATCTCGCGCTCCTTGACGCTCGCACGTCCACCGCCCGAGCCGGCGGTAAAGTTCACCCTCCGCCAAGAGATTTATGATGGTGATCCCTATGCCGATGTGGCCAACGAAGTATTCCCTACCTTTCATGGCTATGCCAAGTCCGGCACTGCCACGGGGCCCGTGGTTTACGTCAATTACGGGCGAGTTGAGGACTACGAGACATTAAAAGAGATGGGAGTGAATGTTACGGGTACAGTAGTATTGGCAAAATATGGGCAGATATTTAGAGGAGATATTGTGCACAATGCATATGAGGCAGGGGCAACAGGGGCGATCATATACACCGATAGGAAGGATTACGGTGGCGGAGGGGGCGATGTAAAGTGGTTCCCAGATGACAGGTGGATGCCGCCGAGTGGGGTTCAAGTAGGGTCGGTCTACATGGGGACGGGTGACCCCGCCACACCGGGATGGCCaagcacgaaaggaagtgaGAGGCTATCAAATGAAGAAATAGAGAAGGAAGGGGACGTTCCTCTGATACCTTCACTTCCAGTGTCAGGAGCTGATGGTGAGACTATAATGAGGTCGCTTGGTGGACAGTTAGCAAAAGATGATTGGCAGGGGAGCAAAGATGCTCCTCCGTATAGGGTTGGACCCGGGCCTGGAATTCTGAATCTCACTTATTCT GGAAATCAAACCGTAGCAACAATAGAGAATGTCATTGGAGTTATTGAAGGAGCAGAAGAACCCGATAG GTATGTACTGCTAGGCAATCACCGGGATGCATGGACATTTGGAGCAGTTGATCCTAATAGTGGTACTGCAGCACTGTTAGAG GTCGCACAAAGGCTAGGAAAGCTACTAAATAAAGGGTGGAAACCTAGAAGAACGATCATCTTCTGCAATTGGGATGCCGAGGAATATGgcttg GTAGGGTCAACTGAATGGGtagaagaaaacagagaactgTTAGCATCAAGGGCTGTTGCTTACCTGAACGTTGATAGCGCAGTATCGGGTGCAGGATTCCATGCCGCGTCAACTCCACAGCTTGATCAACTGCTCAGGCAAGCTGCTCAGCAG GTTCAAGATCCGGATAACTCATCCCAAACCCTCTACGAATCTTGGGCTAGTCAAAGCGAATCTTCTCCGATG GTTGATCGGTTAGGAGGTGGTGGATCAGACTATGCAGCTTTTGTTCAGCATGTTGGTGTGCCAGCTGCAGACTTATTTTTTGGAGGAG GATACCCAGTATACCACTCTATGTACGATGATTTTGTTTGGATGGAAAAGTATGGTGATCCAATGTTCCACAGACATCTTGCAG TGGCAAGCATTTGGGGTCTCATAGCTCTCCGTCTAGCAGATGAGGAATTTCTACCTTTCGATTACCTCTCCTATGCATCTGACCTCCAG AAAAGCGCAAAGGATTTAGAAGATGAGCTTTCAGATAAGGGGCTGAACCTCAACCCGTTGTTTAAGGCCATTGAGGATTTCAGAGAAGCATCCACCAAAATAAACATCGATGTAAAG GCAATAAAAGAAACCAAAAGCTGGTCATCAATATGGAAAGAGGACCATATGAGAGTGAGGGAGCTGAATGACAGATTAATGATGGCAGAAAGAGCGTTCGCAGACCCTAATGGACTTTTTGGAAGGTCGTGGTATAAGCATTTG ATTTATGGCCCTTCAAAGCATAACGATTACGGAAGTAAATCCTTCCCAGGAATAGATGATGCTATTGAGGAAGCAAAGAAAGTCAGCACATCAGACTCATGGCATTCTGTACAACATGAGATATGGAGAGTCTCGAGGGCTGTCAAGCATGCCTCACAAGTGCTCAGTGGCGAACTCACATGA
- the LOC115749116 gene encoding probable glutamate carboxypeptidase LAMP1 isoform X1 gives MFKPATSAFLAVTATLTLFFSFPSPPKSFYHSLFLSSSISDNASVAHHLYTLTRRPHVAGTPANAEAASYVLSALTSYNVRAHIASYDVLLTYPISRSLTLARPPPEPAVKFTLRQEIYDGDPYADVANEVFPTFHGYAKSGTATGPVVYVNYGRVEDYETLKEMGVNVTGTVVLAKYGQIFRGDIVHNAYEAGATGAIIYTDRKDYGGGGGDVKWFPDDRWMPPSGVQVGSVYMGTGDPATPGWPSTKGSERLSNEEIEKEGDVPLIPSLPVSGADGETIMRSLGGQLAKDDWQGSKDAPPYRVGPGPGILNLTYSGNQTVATIENVIGVIEGAEEPDRYVLLGNHRDAWTFGAVDPNSGTAALLEVAQRLGKLLNKGWKPRRTIIFCNWDAEEYGLVGSTEWVEENRELLASRAVAYLNVDSAVSGAGFHAASTPQLDQLLRQAAQQVQDPDNSSQTLYESWASQSESSPMSLIMEVDRLGGGGSDYAAFVQHVGVPAADLFFGGGYPVYHSMYDDFVWMEKYGDPMFHRHLAVASIWGLIALRLADEEFLPFDYLSYASDLQKSAKDLEDELSDKGLNLNPLFKAIEDFREASTKINIDVKAIKETKSWSSIWKEDHMRVRELNDRLMMAERAFADPNGLFGRSWYKHLIYGPSKHNDYGSKSFPGIDDAIEEAKKVSTSDSWHSVQHEIWRVSRAVKHASQVLSGELT, from the exons ATGTTCAAACCAGCCACATCGGCCTTTCTTGCTGTGACCGCCACCCtcactctcttcttctccttcccttCCCCTCCCAAGTCATTCTATCACTCCCTCTTCCTATCGTCGTCCATCTCCGACAACGCCTCCGTGGCCCACCACCTCTACACCCTCACCCGCCGCCCCCACGTGGCGGGAACGCCCGCCAACGCGGAAGCCGCGTCCTACGTCCTATCCGCCCTCACGTCCTACAACGTCCGAGCCCACATCGCCTCCTACGACGTCCTCCTCACTTACCCGATCTCGCGCTCCTTGACGCTCGCACGTCCACCGCCCGAGCCGGCGGTAAAGTTCACCCTCCGCCAAGAGATTTATGATGGTGATCCCTATGCCGATGTGGCCAACGAAGTATTCCCTACCTTTCATGGCTATGCCAAGTCCGGCACTGCCACGGGGCCCGTGGTTTACGTCAATTACGGGCGAGTTGAGGACTACGAGACATTAAAAGAGATGGGAGTGAATGTTACGGGTACAGTAGTATTGGCAAAATATGGGCAGATATTTAGAGGAGATATTGTGCACAATGCATATGAGGCAGGGGCAACAGGGGCGATCATATACACCGATAGGAAGGATTACGGTGGCGGAGGGGGCGATGTAAAGTGGTTCCCAGATGACAGGTGGATGCCGCCGAGTGGGGTTCAAGTAGGGTCGGTCTACATGGGGACGGGTGACCCCGCCACACCGGGATGGCCaagcacgaaaggaagtgaGAGGCTATCAAATGAAGAAATAGAGAAGGAAGGGGACGTTCCTCTGATACCTTCACTTCCAGTGTCAGGAGCTGATGGTGAGACTATAATGAGGTCGCTTGGTGGACAGTTAGCAAAAGATGATTGGCAGGGGAGCAAAGATGCTCCTCCGTATAGGGTTGGACCCGGGCCTGGAATTCTGAATCTCACTTATTCT GGAAATCAAACCGTAGCAACAATAGAGAATGTCATTGGAGTTATTGAAGGAGCAGAAGAACCCGATAG GTATGTACTGCTAGGCAATCACCGGGATGCATGGACATTTGGAGCAGTTGATCCTAATAGTGGTACTGCAGCACTGTTAGAG GTCGCACAAAGGCTAGGAAAGCTACTAAATAAAGGGTGGAAACCTAGAAGAACGATCATCTTCTGCAATTGGGATGCCGAGGAATATGgcttg GTAGGGTCAACTGAATGGGtagaagaaaacagagaactgTTAGCATCAAGGGCTGTTGCTTACCTGAACGTTGATAGCGCAGTATCGGGTGCAGGATTCCATGCCGCGTCAACTCCACAGCTTGATCAACTGCTCAGGCAAGCTGCTCAGCAG GTTCAAGATCCGGATAACTCATCCCAAACCCTCTACGAATCTTGGGCTAGTCAAAGCGAATCTTCTCCGATG TCCTTGATTATGGAGGTTGATCGGTTAGGAGGTGGTGGATCAGACTATGCAGCTTTTGTTCAGCATGTTGGTGTGCCAGCTGCAGACTTATTTTTTGGAGGAG GATACCCAGTATACCACTCTATGTACGATGATTTTGTTTGGATGGAAAAGTATGGTGATCCAATGTTCCACAGACATCTTGCAG TGGCAAGCATTTGGGGTCTCATAGCTCTCCGTCTAGCAGATGAGGAATTTCTACCTTTCGATTACCTCTCCTATGCATCTGACCTCCAG AAAAGCGCAAAGGATTTAGAAGATGAGCTTTCAGATAAGGGGCTGAACCTCAACCCGTTGTTTAAGGCCATTGAGGATTTCAGAGAAGCATCCACCAAAATAAACATCGATGTAAAG GCAATAAAAGAAACCAAAAGCTGGTCATCAATATGGAAAGAGGACCATATGAGAGTGAGGGAGCTGAATGACAGATTAATGATGGCAGAAAGAGCGTTCGCAGACCCTAATGGACTTTTTGGAAGGTCGTGGTATAAGCATTTG ATTTATGGCCCTTCAAAGCATAACGATTACGGAAGTAAATCCTTCCCAGGAATAGATGATGCTATTGAGGAAGCAAAGAAAGTCAGCACATCAGACTCATGGCATTCTGTACAACATGAGATATGGAGAGTCTCGAGGGCTGTCAAGCATGCCTCACAAGTGCTCAGTGGCGAACTCACATGA
- the LOC115749115 gene encoding serine/threonine-protein kinase VPS15 has translation MGNKIARTKQGSASEYYLHDLPSSYNLVLKEVLGKGRFFKTIQCKHDEGLVLVKVYFKRDDSIDLREYERRLLHIKYTFRTIDHPHVWSFQSWQETDKAAYLLRQYFFNNLHDRLSTRPFLNIIEKKWLAFQLLLALKQCHEKGICHGDIKCENVLVTSWNWLYLADFASFKPTYIPYDDPSDFSFFFDTGGRRLCYLAPERFYEHGGEMQVAQDAPLRPSMDIFAVGCVIAELFLEGQPLFELSQLLAYRRGQYDPSQHLEKIPDSGIRKMILHMIQLEPECRLSAESYLQTFAGIVFPGYFSPFLHNLYCCCNPLPPDARVAMCQNVFNEILKHMMTNRPSEETYPGAGIPGNRSVKMIAKLEDKSENDSVRKRGDIVKDPSEDHGGGFGYDSDLFRDDAKTAVKDESNCSIQQNFKISRIQDPNEPSKHVSHVFRGIDHHFMKQITIEKLNDLMSAHDGNLDTFGMPFLEVPENSMKCEGMVLIASLLCACIRNVKLPHLRRGALVLLTACSLYIDDEDRLQRVIPYVIAMLSDPAAIVRSAALEALCYILPLVRDFPPSDAKIFPEYILPMLSMLPDDPEESVRICYASNIAKLALTAYRFLLHSISLSEAGVLDELSLRQKSPLVSSETTKKLQAASTDAQLAQLRKSIAEVVQELVMGLKQTPSIRRALLQNVGILCCFFGQRQSNDFLLPILPAFLNDRDEQLRAVFYGRIVYVCFFVGQRSVEEYLLPYIEQALSDPTEAVVVNALDCLTILCKGGLLRKRTLLEMIERAFPLLCYPSQWVRRLVVTFISASSESLGAVDSYVFLAPLIRPFLRRQPASLASEKVLLSCLKPPVSKQVFYEVLESARSSDMLERQRKIWYKSSAQVKQWETVKSLKRGSGEINSMKSWLDKPLNLDTQRSIDSTLNQPGQTESDENVAKLRSTGSYMPKTTSSIEATCSQFSGIMTSQGGGLNSFMCDKSSEGIPLYSFSVDKRSSGNPSAPSASSLQVNSLGFDSSSMPWMDTVSKSFSLASSVPAPKLVSGSFSISGGSKQFYRVVHEPDSRENDQTTYGNSKFQEMGLPSMVKGSSVNIDDASTLSDIMGLPSFQRASTMPDLGWRPRGVLVAHLQEHRSAVNDIAVSTDHSFFVSASDDSTVKVWDSRKLEKDISFRSRLTYHLEGSRALCTAILRGSAQVIVGACDGTIHMFSVDYISRGLGNVVEKYSGIADIKKKDAKEGAVLSLMNYSADITSSQMVMYSTQNGGIHLFDARSNLNAWSLATTPEEGYISSIVAGPCGNWFVSGSSRGVLTLWDLRFLVPVNSWQYSLVCPIEKMCLFVPPSNASTSAMTRPLVYVAAGSNEISLWNAENGSCHQVLRVANYEGDGEVSDVPWALARPSNKTSYKADLRRNVNPKYRVDELNEPPPRLPGIRSLLPLPGGDLLTGGTDLKIRRWDHCSPDRTYCVCGPNIKGIGTDDFYESRSSFGVQIVQETRRRPLTTKLTAKAVLTAAATDSAGCHRDSIISLASVKLNQRLLISSSRDGAIKVWK, from the exons TCTTGGCAGGAAACTGACAAAGCAGCCTATCTGTTACGGCAGTACTTCTTCAATAATCTGCATGATCGATTGAGTACTCGGCCTTTCCTTAATATCATCGAGAAGAAATGGTTGGCATTTCAG TTACTCCTTGCGCTGAAGCAGTGCCATGAAAAGGGAATTTGCCATG GGGACATTAAGTGCGAGAATGTGCTTGTAACCTCATGGAATTGGCTTTACCTTGCTGATTTCGCCTCCTTCAAGCCAACCTATATCCCCTATGATGACCCTtccgatttttcatttttctttgacaCTGGAGGTAGAAGACTATGCTATCTTGCTCCTGAG AGATTTTATGAGCATGGAGGTGAGATGCAAGTTGCCCAAGATGCACCTTTAAGACCATCTATGGATATCTTTGCTGTAGG GTGCGTAATTGCAGAGCTTTTTCTTGAGGGCCAGCCACTTTTTGAGCTCTCCCAGCTTCTTGCTTATCGGAGGGGGCAGTATGATCCTAGCCAGCATCTTGaaaag ATCCCAGATTCTGGAATTCGGAAGATGATCCTACATATGATTCAATTGGAGCCAGAATGTCGCCTTTCTGCGGAAAGCTACCTACAGACCTTTGCTGGCATCGTGTTTCCAGGCTACTTCTCACCTTTTCTGCACAATCTTTACTGCTGTTGCAATCCTCTTCCACCCGACGCAAGG GTTGCAATGTGTCAGAATGTTTTCAACGAGATACTTAAGCACATGATGACCAATAGGCCCTCCGAGGAAACTTATCCTGGAGCTGGAATACCTGGAAATCGATCAGTGAAGATGATTGCAAAACTAGAAGACAAGTCGGAAAATGACTCGGTGAGAAAAAGAGGGGATATTGTGAAAGACCCATCAGAGGATCATGGCGGTGGTTTTGGTTACGACAGTGATCTGTTTAGGGATGATGCAAAGACCGCGGTGAAGGATGAGTCCAATTGTTCAATTCAGCAGAATTTCAAAATAAGTCGGATACAAGATCCTAATGAACCAAGTAAACACGTTTCGCATGTGTTTAGGGGAATTGACCATCACTTCATGAAACAGATCACAATTGAGAAGCTGAATGATCTGATGTCTGCACATGATGGCAACTTGGATACTTTTGGCATGCCGTTTTTAGAAGTACCGGAAAATAGTATGAAATGTGAAGGTATGGTACTTATTGCCTCCTTACTTTGTGCGTGTATACGCAATGTCAAGCTGCCTCATTTGAGGAGAGGAGCCCTAGTTCTGCTTACTGCATGCTCCCTATATATCGATGATGAAGACCGCTTGCAGCGTGTGATTCCTTATGTGATCGCTATGCTTTCCGATCCAGCAGCAATTGTGCGTTCTGCTGCCTTAGAGGCTTTATGCTATATTCTTCCTTTAGTCCGAGATTTTCCTCCCAGTGATGCTAAAATTTTTCCAGAATATATTCTTCCCATGCTATCAATGCTGCCTGATGATCCTGAGGAAAGTGTGAGAATATGCTATGCCAGTAATATAGCAAAATTGGCTCTCACTGCCTATCGTTTCTTGCTTCATTCAATAAGCTTGAGTGAGGCAGGGGTACTGGATGAATTGAGTTTACGACAGAAATCACCTTTGGTTTCTAGTGAAACAACTAAAAAGCTTCAAGCAGCAAGTACAGATGCACAACTTGCCCAACTGAGGAAGTCTATTGCTGAGGTTGTTCAAGAACTTGTGATGGGTCTCAAGCAAACTCCAAGCATTAGGAGAGCACTCCTCCAGAATGTTGGTATCTTATGTTGTTTTTTCGGACAGAGACAGAGTAATGACTTTCTGCTACCTATTCTGCCAGCTTTCCTGAATGATAGAGATGAGCAGCTGAGGGCAGTATTCTATGGGCGGATCGTATACGTATGCTTTTTTGTTGGCCAAAGAAGTGTGGAGGAATATCTTTTACCTTACATTGAGCAAGCTTTGAGTGATCCAACTGAGGCTGTTGTCGTCAATGCATTGGATTGTTTGACCATCTTGTGTAAAGGTGGCTTATTGAGGAAGAGGACTTTGCTTGAAATGATAGAACGGGCATTCCCGTTGCTATGTTATCCCAGTCAGTGGGTGAGAAGACTGGTTGTCACCTTCATCTCAGCTAGCAGCGAGAGTTTAGGTGCTGTAGATTCCTATGTTTTTCTTGCCCCACTTATACGCCCTTTCCTCCGGAGGCAACCAGCATCTTTAGCTTCTGAGAAGGTTCTTCTTTCATGTCTAAAACCTCCGGTATCAAAACAAGTATTCTATGAAGTCTTGGAAAGTGCAAGGAGTTCCGATATGTTGGAGAGACAGAGAAAAATATGGTACAAATCATCGGCACAAGTGAAACAATGGGAAACTGTCAAATCCTTGAAGAGGGGTTCAGGAGAAATAAACTCAATGAAAAGCTGGCTAGATAAGCCACTAAATCTTGATACGCAACGCTCAATTGACAGTACCCTAAACCAGCCTGGCCAAACTGAGTCTGATGAAAATGTGGCAAAACTAAGGTCTACAGGGAGCTATATGCCAAAGACTACTAGCTCTATAGAAGCTACATGCTCGCAGTTTTCAGGTATTATGACTTCACAAGGTGGTGGTTTGAATAGCTTCATGTGTGACAAATCATCAGAAGGGATTCCTTTATATTCCTTCAGTGTAGATAAGCGATCAAGTGGAAATCCTTCTGCACCATCTGCTTCTTCATTGCAAGTGAATTCCTTGGGTTTTGATTCGTCATCCATGCCTTGGATGGACACTGTAAGCAAATCGTTTTCCTTGGCAAGTTCAGTTCCAGCACCAAAGCTTGTTTCTGGTTCATTCAGCATCAGCGGTGGTTCTAAACAATTTTATAGGGTGGTACATGAGCCAGATAGCAGAGAGAATGATCAAACAACTTATGGTAATAGCAAATTCCAAGAGATGGGATTACCTAGCATGGTGAAAGGAAGCTCGGTCAATATAGACGATGCTTCTACGTTGTCTGATATAATGGGACTACCTTCATTTCAACGTGCATCGACCATGCCAGATTTAGGTTGGAGGCCACGTGGAGTGTTAGTTGCGCACCTCCAGGAACACCGCTCTGCCGTCAATGATATTGCAGTTTCAACTGATCATAGCTTTTTTGTTAGTGCTTCAGATGATTCGACTGTCAAGGTTTGGGATtcaagaaaattggaaaaagacatATCATTTAGGTCAAGGCTAACATATCACCTGGAAGGAAGCCGTGCACTTTGTACTGCAATTCTTCGGGGTTCTGCTCAAGTGATTGTTGGAGCTTGTGATGGCACAATACATATGTTTTCTGTGGATTACATCTCCAGAGGTCTCGGCAATGTCGTTGAGAAGTATTCAGGTATTGCtgatattaaaaagaaagatgctaaggaaggTGCTGTGCTCAGCCTAATGAATTATAGTGCTGATATTACTTCCAGCCAGATGGTTATGTACAGCACCCAAAATGGTGGGATTCATCTGTTTGATGCAAGAAGTAATTTGAATGCATGGAGCTTGGCAACTACACCTGAGGAGGGTTATATTTCTTCTATAGTTGCAGGTCCTTGTGGAAATTGGTTTGTCTCAGGGTCTTCGAGGGGTGTGCTTACTCTCTGGGACCTGAGGTTCCTTGTACCTGTCAATTCATGGCAGTATTCTCTTGTTTGCCCTATAGAGAAGATGTGCCTTTTTGTTCCTCCTTCAAATGCTTCCACATCTGCCATGACAAGACCACTTGTTTATGTTGCTGCTGGCTCTAATGAGATTTCTCTCTGGAATGCGGAGAATGGGAGCTGCCATCAG GTGTTGAGGGTTGCAAATTATGAGGGTGATGGCGAAGTGTCTGATGTGCCTTGGGCACTGGCTAGACCATCAAACAAAACAAGTTACAAAGCTGATCTGAGACGTAATGTGAACCCAAAGTACAGAGTCGATGAGttgaatgagcctcctcctcgACTTCCGGGCATTCGTTCATTGCTTCCCTTACCTGGGGGTGATTTGTTAACAGGGGGTACCGATTTGAAAATTCGTCGATGGGACCATTGCAG CCCTGATCGAACATACTGTGTATGTGGACCAAACATAAAGGGCATAGGAACTGACGACTTCTATGAATCAAGATCATCTTTCGGGGTGCAAATTGTGCAG GAGACTCGGAGACGACCTTTAACAACTAAGCTGACAGCAAAAGCTGTCCTTACTGCTGCGGCCACCGATTCTGCCGGTTGTCATCGTGACTCTATCATCTCTTTAGCCTCAGTCAAGTTGAACCAGAGACTCTTGATTTCAAGCAGTAGGGATGGAGCTATTAAGGTTTGGAAGTAA